A window from Heterodontus francisci isolate sHetFra1 chromosome 4, sHetFra1.hap1, whole genome shotgun sequence encodes these proteins:
- the LOC137368857 gene encoding uncharacterized protein, with translation MRLQIVVEPLHRAPTSLDPFAEPTLSRIPLQSPSYNRLRCRVPTIPDPFAEPPLPQTPLQSPHYPRPLFRAPLYRTPLQRPRYLRPLHRAPTSLDPFADPHYPRPLCRAPIIPDPFTETLLLRTPSQGFHYPGLLHRAPTIPDSFTDTLRLQTPLQRPHYPGLLCRAPTIPDSFAEPLLSRTPLQSPHYPRPLCRAPIIPDPFAEPLLLRTPSQGFHYPGLLCRAPTIPDSFTDTLLLQTPLQRPHYPGLLCRAPTTLDPFTETPLSRTPLQSPYYPGLLCRAPTIPDSFAELSQSQIPLRSPHYPGLLCRAPTIPDSFAEPPLSRTPLQRPRDRGLFCRAPTIPDSFAEPPLSRTLLQSPHYPRLLCRALTIPYSFAEPPLSHTPLQSPHYPILLCRAPTIPDSFAEPSLSHTPLQSPHYPILLCRAPTILDSFAEPPLSRTPLQSPHYPRLLCRALTIPYSFAEPPLSWTPLQSPHYPGLLCRAPTIPDSFAEPSLSHTPLQSPHYPILLCRAPTILDSFIEPPLSRTLSQTPCYSRPLCRDPTIPDSFAEPPLSRTPLQSPYYPGLLCRAPTIPDPFAEPPLSRTPSQSPCYSGPLRKASTILDSFIEPPLSRTLSQTPCYSRPLCRDPTIPDSFAEPPLP, from the coding sequence ACCCCTTCACAGAGCCCCCACTAGCTTGGACCCCTTTGCGGAGCCAACACTTTCCCGGATTCCTTTGCAGAGCCCCTCCTATAACAGACTCCGTTGCAGAGTCCCCACTATcccagacccctttgcagagcccccactaccccagacccctttgcagagcccccactacccCAGACCCCTTTTCAGAGCCCCACTATACCGGACTCCTTTGCAGAGGCCCCGTTATCTCAGACCCCTTCACAGAGCTCCCACTAGCTTGGACCCCTTTGCGGACCCCCACTATcccagacccctttgcagagcccccattATCCCGGACCCCTTCACAGAAACCCTGCTACTCCGGACCCCTTCGCAAGGCTTCCACTATCCTGGACTCCTTCATAGAGCCCCCACTATCCCGGACTCTTTCACAGACACCCTGCGACTCCAGACCCCTTTGCAGAGACCCCACTATCCCggactcctttgcagagcccccactatcccggactcctttgcagagcccctACTATCCCggactcctttgcagagcccccactatcccagacccctttgcagagcccccattATCCCGGACCCCTTCGCAGAGCCCCTGCTACTCCGGACCCCTTCGCAAGGCTTCCACTATCCTggactcctttgcagagcccccactatcCCGGACTCTTTCACAGACACCCTGCTACTCCAGACCCCTTTGCAGAGACCCCACTATCCCggactcctttgcagagcccccactacccTAGACCCCTTCACAGAGACCCCACTATcccggacccctttgcagagcccctacTATCCCggactcctttgcagagcccccactatcCCAGACTCCTTTGCAGAGCTCTCACAATCCCAGATTCCTTTGCGGAGCCCCCACTATCCCggactcctttgcagagcccccactatcccggactcctttgcagagcccccactatcCCGGACTCCTTTGCAGAGACCCCGCGACCGCGGGCTCTtttgcagagcccccactatcccggactcctttgcagagcccccactatcCCGGACACTtttgcagagcccccactatcCCAGACTCCTTTGCAGAGCCCTCACTATCCCAtactcctttgcagagcccccactatcCCATACTCCTTTGCAGAGCCCTCACTATCCCAtactcctttgcagagcccccactatcCCAGACTCCTTTGCAGAGCCCTCACTATCCCATACTCCTTTGCAGAGCCCTCACTATCCCAtactcctttgcagagcccccactatcctggactcctttgcagagcccccactatcccggactcctttgcagagcccccactatcCCAGACTCCTTTGCAGAGCCCTCACTATCCCAtactcctttgcagagcccccactatcctggactcctttgcagagcccccactatcctggactcctttgcagagcccccactatcCCAGACTCCTTTGCAGAGCCCTCACTATCCCATACTCCTTTGCAGAGCCCTCACTATCCCAtactcctttgcagagcccccactatcCTGGACTCCTTCATAGAGCCCCCACTATCCCGGACTCTTTCACAGACACCCTGCTACTCCAGACCCCTTTGCAGAGACCCCACTATCCCggactcctttgcagagcccccactatcccggactcctttgcagagcccctACTATCCCggactcctttgcagagcccccactatcccagacccctttgcagagcccccattATCCCGGACCCCTTCGCAGAGCCCCTGCTACTCCGGACCCCTTCGCAAGGCTTCCACTATCCTGGACTCCTTCATAGAGCCCCCACTATCCCGGACTCTTTCACAGACACCCTGCTACTCCAGACCCCTTTGCAGAGACCCCACTATCCCggactcctttgcagagcccccactacccTAG